The Sphaerochaeta globosa str. Buddy region CGTTCAGCTAGCGTAGCCGAGCAGTATAAAGTCAAGCAGTACGCCGATGTAGAGGCTCTGCTAGGGGACCCTGCGATCGACCTGGTGCTCAATCTCACAACGCCGCAAAGTCATTTTGCACTGTGCAAGCAAGCCTTGGAGGCGGGTAAGCACGTCTACGTGGAGAAGCCCCTCTCTCTGAATGTTGAACAGGCCTCAGCTCTGGTTGAGCTGGCTCAGAAAAAGCAACTGCGTCTTGGGTGTGCTCCCGATACCTTCCTTGGTGCGGGAATCCAGACGTGTCGCAAGCTCATCGATGACGGGTGGATCGGCAGGCCTGTAGCCGCTTCTGCCTTTATGATGAACCACGGCCATGAGAGCTGGCATCCGGACCCGGCCTTCTACTATCAGGTAGGTGGCGGTCCCTTGTTCGATATGGGTCCCTACTACATCACTGCCATGGTGAATCTGCTGGGGCCTGTTGACTCGGTGACCGGGTATGCCCAGAAGAGCTTTGAGACGAGGACCGTCACCAGTGAGCCCAAGAAGGGAGAAGTCATCGACGTTGAGGTTGCCACCCACATTGCAGGAGCCTTGCATTTTGAGTCGGGAGCTGTTGCCACACTGGTAACCAGCTTCGATATCTGGCATCACAGCATGCCCCGCTTGGAAATCTACGGTACCGAGGGGTCTCTGCAGGTTCCCGATCCCAATACCTTCGGCGGTCCCATCCTGTTTTGCAGGAAAGGAACCAAGGAGTGGAAGGAGATTCCCCTGCTCTTCGACTATGCCGAAAACTCCCGAGGCTTGGGTGTGGCCGATATTGCCCAATCGATTGTAGAAGGCTCAGACAATCGCGCCAGCGGTGTTCTTGCCCGCCATGTGGTTGAGGTGATGAGCAGCCTGATCCTTTCTGCTGACAAGAAGCAGCAGGTCGCGATCAAACACTCCTGTCAAAGACCTTTACCTAGGTAAGGGTCTCAAATATTCCCTTTTCCTTGTTCTTTCGGCAGTTGTCCCAGCTGAAGATTCTTCCACTCATGGTCAGGTAGACTCCGCTTGGAAGCAACTGGACCGAAGCGATGGCAGTCCCTAGGTTGAAGATGGCGTCAGATCCCTCCAATGAGTAGGGAATCATGGCGCCGGTAAGCACCACAGTCTTGGTGTTCTCCTTGCCTAGGGTTTCTGCTATCACCTTTGCAGTATTGCACATGGTATCGGTGCCGTGTACGACGATGATTCTGTCCTCGGCACTATGCAAACACGTCCTGGCAATTTCATGACGCTGCTCCTCTGTCATATAGAGGCTGTCCACCGCAAGCGGCCCTTCCAGGTGGACGGTGAGCGTACAGCGTGACTGGCCCAGAATACGAGGGAGCTGGGACTCACGAAACGTGAGTTCCCCGCTGATCGCATCGTACTGCTTGTCAAAGGTGCCCCCGGTTGTGATAATTCTCAATTCTTGTGCCATAGTATGGTCCTCTTACGTGAGAATCTTGGAATACGAATCGTCGCCATCGTCCTTGAATACAGAATATTCATCAACGCGCAGCAGAAAAGTCTCTCCTACGTTGGATGAATCAAAGCTCGTTGGTTCTGCAATCACCCTGATCACCTCTCCACCCAGATCGAGGCGGCAGTCATTCACATCCCCAAGGTAGAACTTGCTGATAAGTTTCCCTTCGAAATCACCTTTCATTGAAACAAAACGCACATTCTCCGGTCTGATGCCTACCACGACATCCCCTGTCAGCTTTCCTTCATACGGCAGTTGATGACCCGATTTCTTGAAGGTTAGCACCTTGTCCTTGCTGGTAGCTTCCAGGAAGTTGATTTTTCCCACGAAGTCTGCGACGAACTGGTTGGCGGGGTGACGGTAGATATCGGTAGGCTTCCCGATTTGCTGGATTACGCCCTTGTTGATGACAATGACACGGTCGCTCATCGTCATTGCCTCCATCTGGTCGTGGGTGACATACACGACGGTGATACCAAGCTGCCTCTGGATATCCTTGATCTCGAAGCGCATCGAGTCGCGCAGCTTCGCATCGAGGTTGGACAGCGGTTCATCGAGCAGCAGCAACTGCGGTTTTGCCACCAGAGCTCGGGCGAGGGCTACTCGCTGCTGCTGGCCTCCGGAGAGCTGGCTGGGAATGCGCTGGGCATACTGGGATAGGTGAACAGTTTCCAGTACCTCTTCCACCAGCTTCTTTATTCCATCTTTGTGCATTTTCTTCATCTTCAGCGGGTAGGCGACATTTTCAAACACCGTCATATGCGGCCAAACGGCATAGGACTGAAACACCATCCCGATATCTCTACGTTCAGGAGGAACAAAGTCTTTGGTTGAACTTACCTCCCTATCACCGATGAATATCTCCCCTTCGGTGGGTTTCTCGAATCCTGCAAGCATTCTCAGCATCGTGGTCTTGCCGCAACCGGAGGGACCGAGGAGTGTGACAAACTCACCATCGGCGAACTCTGCATTGAAGGAGGAGAGGACAACTACCTCTCCAAAGGCTTTCTTCACATCCTTGATTACAATTCTAGACATCATGCACCTCGTTTAGATTGAGAATTCACCGTCGGTGAGCTTGTTCAACAACCAGTTGATCCCGAAGACGATGAACAGGATCGCAGTCGCCAAGGCTGAGGCAGTCTGCTGGTTATGGTAGGTCTGATACGTATACAGCTCATACCCAAGCGTCTTGGTATTGGTTGAGTAGAGCAAGGTGGACATGGTCAGTTCGTAGAAGCAGGGCATGAAGATCAAGAACCAACCTGCAACCAGAGCGGGAGCAATGAGGGGCAGGGTGACATTCTTCATGCTTTTCAGCCACGAGGCTCCCGATATCTGGGATGCCTCCTCCAAGGATGGGCTGATCTGCGTCAACGCACTCACCACCGTTCGCATACCCATCATCATATACTTGATCATGTAGGCGATTACCATGATGGTCAGCGTATTGTAGATGTTGATGCCGAACTTGCCGCTCATTGTCATGATCAAGCCGAGCGCAATGACGACGGATGGAGTCCCACTTCCCACAGTAATCATGAAGTCGGGAAGCTTCTTTCCTTTGACGTTGGTACGTACCAACAGGTAGGCCATCATACAGGAGATCAGCAGTCCGAAGGTGGCAGCCATCACAGCGGTAATCAAGCTGTTCTTCGTCGAATTGAGAATTGACTTGCGGGTGAAGATACGTTCCCAATACCTGAATGTGATATTGCCTTCGGAGAATACCGACTCACCCAAGTTCACCGTAATGCTGGAAAGGGCTACGGTCACAAAGGGAATGATGACTACCACCAGAGCAAAGATCACCACCACGGCAGTAATGAGGATTCTCCACCTGCCCAGGTCAACGATGTTGGGTCTGGTCGATTTGCCGCTGACGGTGATGTATTGCTTCTTACCGATCGAGAACGTGGACAGATAGAGCACTACGTTGGCGATGATCATCAAGAAGACTGCCAGGGTTGTGGCATCGGTGAGCCCTTCCTGACTGCCAATATAGACGAAGTCAATGATTCTTGTGGTAACCGTATGAATCTGGCCCGGTACTCCGATGATCGAGGGGATGCCGTAGCACGAGCCGGCTGCCACGAAAACTAAAAGGGCTGCTGCCACGATGGAGGGCAGCATCATCGGAAGGGTGATGGTACGCAGTGTAGTGAGCGGGCTCGCCCCGCTGATTCGCGAGGCCTCCTCCAAGGAGGGATCCATTTTCTCCATCGCCCGGCTGATGGTGATGAAGGCATAGGGGTAATAGAATCCGGTGAGTACCCAGATCAGGCCACCCATCGTATAGATATTAAAAGGTGCCGATCCCAGATTAAAAATCTTCATGAAAAACATGTTCATGGAACCGACGGTGGGGTTAAGCAGCCGCATCCAAGCCATGGCTCCGACATACGGGGGAACCATATAGGTGGCGACAAACAGGGTGCGGAAGAATTTCTTTCCATACAGGTTCGTCCGACCTACCAACCAAGCCAAGGGGAAGGCTATCAGGACGCCGAAGACCATGGAAAAGGTCGCAGCGACGATTGTATTGGTCAAAGCCGACCAGTTCAAGGGATAGGTATATACGCGCTTGAAGGCCTCAAGAGAGAACTTTCCCGTCGAAAAGAAGGCACGGAATACCAGATAGAGAAGGGGGAAAACCTGAAAGACCAGAAGGAATCCGACAATGCCCAGAATGATAATCCACTTTGGGTCAAGAAACCATCGGTGTTTCCCTACTTGCTGAGGGGCACGGATTTTGAGCGATTGCATAGTGAGAGCTCCTTTGAACAAGAAAGCGGAAGCCCTCTTAAGAAGACTCCCGCCTCAAGATGTTGAGGTACTTATTTCTTGGCTACAGCTTCCTGGAACTTGGTGCGAAGTTCTTCGCGCAAGGTAAGGGTTGCCTGCCAGTCGACGGGAATGGTGTTCTTCAGGATTTCCTTGGTCGGAATGGCATCATAGGGAGGAGTGGGGTACTTGGCGGAAACAGAGTGCATCCAAGCCTTGACGATGTTGGCCTGTCCTTCATCACTCATGAACCACTCGGTGACAGCCTTGGCGGCAGCACTGTTCTTGCTGGGACTCCATTGGTCGTTGATCGACATGATCGGTGAGGGAACAACGATGGTTCCATCGGTGGGGTAGATTACCTCAATCTTGGACTTGTCCATCTCACGCTTCTGCAGAACCGATTCCTCAAGAATCATGATGACTTTGCATTCGCCTGTCTCAAGCTTGGTCAGGGCGACCGAGCCGCTCTCAATCTTTACTTTCTGGTTGCCAAGGGCGGTGAAGTATTCGTAGCCATATTTGTCCTTCAGGGCGCTGATGGTGTCCAGGGCGGTGCCGCTGGTCAAGGGGTTGGACATACTGACCATGCCTTCAACACGCTTGTCATTGGCAAAGTCATAGAAAGAGTTGGGGATATCGGTCTTGGCAAACTTAGCGGGATTGTAGGCCAGTACCATGTTGCTGATACGTACAGGATACCAATACCCTTCCTTATCATAATCGAATGCCAGATCGGCTGCGTTGTTGATCATGATCGGCTGAAGCACTCCCATTTTTTTTAGTTCAAGAGCGTAGGAGGGATCGGCGACCATAAGCATGTCACATCCGAGTTTGCCAGCTGCGAATTCTGCTGCAATCTTGGCCTGAAGGGTACCGGTTCCACCATAGAAGAATTCAATATCAACAGTTGGGAATACCTCTTCGAGGGTTTCATCAATAGCTTCAATGACATCGTCATACATCGAGGTGTAAATCACCAGTTTTCCCGAAAGGCCTGCATCCCCTGCTTTCGGCTGTTCTGCAGCGCCTGCTGCAAAAAGCATAGAGCCTGCAACGAGCAAGACACAGAGAATTGAACACATTTTTTTCATAGCAACAATCTCCTTTTGTTACGGGCCAGTATACCACGCAAAATTCCTTCGTGCTTGAAAATTGTCTGGATAATAACACGGGACAAGAGTCAGAGCGAGTGTTCTTCGGGCAGCAATGTGGAGGGATATTTGTCTGGATATGCATGGCATTTCTCATTGCCTTATGATTTGCAAAGCGTGAGTCTGTGTGCAATACTCAACGCTTAAGGGAGCACGTGATGCAAAGGAATACCTATCAAAAAATACTGCAGTTATTGGTTATTGGAGCCGTATTGGCCTTGGTGGTCGTCTACTTTTCAACGGTCATGAACACTTGCTCTTTTGTGTTCAGCTTGTTCAAACCTCTGCTCCTTGGTTTGATAATTGCCTATCTGGTCGATATTCCCGCCAAAAAGCTGGAGGTTCGTTTTCGTAAGCGCATCAAGAGCCCGATGGTTGCCCGTTCTCTTGCCACCCTCATTTCACTGTGTCTCTTTCTCCTTATCATAGCAGGAGTGTTGGTTCTGCTGATCCCCCAACTTGGCTTTGCCATCAGGCAGTTCAGCAGCAACCTGCCTGTACTCTATGAAGAAAGTGCAGATTCACTAGAGCAGTTTGTGAGCCGCAGGCCTGAGCTTGCACAAGGCTTTGCAATGGTAGAGACCTATGTGAATACCGCCATTGAGGAGTTCAAGGCATCCTCACCGAAGCTTGCCGACTATACCTTCTCGCTGTTGGGGGGAGCCATCAGTGGGATTGCAACCAGCGTGGTTGCTTTGATTTTCAGTTTGTACCTGCTCTTCGGCAAGCATCGGCTGGTACGCCAACTTGGCTATCTGGCCAAACGATTCATGCCGGAGCAACACTATCAAAAGCTGTTTTCCACGATGCAGGTAGCAAACAAAACCTTCTCCAAGTTTTTTACCGGTCAGTTCCTTGAAGCCATCATTTTGGGATCACTGTGCACCTTGGGAATGCTGCTTTTTCGATTTCCCTATGCCCTTACCGTTGGTTCGGTAGTAGGCATGACCGCTCTCATCCCCTTGGTGGGAGCCTATCTCGGAGGGGCGATCGGCTTTGTGCTGATTTTCGGGCAAAGCCTGCGTCTTGCCCTCTTTTTTCTGCTCTTTTTGGTTATCCTACAGCAATTGGAAGGCAACCTCATCTATCCCCGTGTTGTGGGTAGCTCGGTAGGCCTGCCGGGAGTCTGGGTCTTTGCCTCAGTTATTCTCGGTGCTGGACTGTTCGGAATTCCAGGAGTTCTTTTCGGCGTCCCGTTGGCTGCAACACTGTATCATCTGCTGAAACAAGACAGAGCTTCAGACTGAGGATTTTGCATCTCTGTATCTGGGTATATCACGTTTGCGTAGAATAGAGAGTCTAATCTACGCAAGAAATGCGACAATTGTGCGTAGATTAGGTTGCTTATTCTACGCACACAGGCTATGATGCTACCATGAGTAGTTATATTTGGCAGCATCCAGACTGGCCTCAATTCACCTATGATGCTTCTTCTCTGCTTACATGTATCGATGAGGTTTCTCATGCGCAAGGTACGGTGGAGACGTTGCTTGCCCAACTGGGAATTTCGGAAATCAGGGAGTTGGAAGCGCGAATATTCACGGATGAAATCTATCATTCACATGAAATTGAAGGCGAAGTTCTCGAACAACTGAAAATTTATTCTTCACTCTGCCGCAGGTTGCAGGTTCCCAATGCATCGATGCACCTTTCAGGTCCCCATATAGAAGGTGTGGTTGAAACCTTATTGGATGCCTTAAAAAGTTCTCTGCCGCTGACACATCAAAGGATCTTCTCTTGGCATCGGACATTATTCCCACAAAATCTGAGTGGGCCTTTCATTATTCATGCGGGGGCATACAGGACCGAATCAATAGCTGTGGTTTCTGGATCTTTTAAGAATGAAGAAGTTCTGTTTGAAGCACCTCCTGCTGAAGTTGTGCATCAGCATATGGAGACATTCTTGACATGGATCAATGCGCCAAGTGCCATCCCTGATTCAATTCGT contains the following coding sequences:
- a CDS encoding Gfo/Idh/MocA family protein encodes the protein MDKLKVGIIGLGKISGIYLENLTKVFSHKVELVGVVDLLSERSASVAEQYKVKQYADVEALLGDPAIDLVLNLTTPQSHFALCKQALEAGKHVYVEKPLSLNVEQASALVELAQKKQLRLGCAPDTFLGAGIQTCRKLIDDGWIGRPVAASAFMMNHGHESWHPDPAFYYQVGGGPLFDMGPYYITAMVNLLGPVDSVTGYAQKSFETRTVTSEPKKGEVIDVEVATHIAGALHFESGAVATLVTSFDIWHHSMPRLEIYGTEGSLQVPDPNTFGGPILFCRKGTKEWKEIPLLFDYAENSRGLGVADIAQSIVEGSDNRASGVLARHVVEVMSSLILSADKKQQVAIKHSCQRPLPR
- a CDS encoding asparaginase domain-containing protein encodes the protein MAQELRIITTGGTFDKQYDAISGELTFRESQLPRILGQSRCTLTVHLEGPLAVDSLYMTEEQRHEIARTCLHSAEDRIIVVHGTDTMCNTAKVIAETLGKENTKTVVLTGAMIPYSLEGSDAIFNLGTAIASVQLLPSGVYLTMSGRIFSWDNCRKNKEKGIFETLT
- a CDS encoding ABC transporter ATP-binding protein, encoding MSRIVIKDVKKAFGEVVVLSSFNAEFADGEFVTLLGPSGCGKTTMLRMLAGFEKPTEGEIFIGDREVSSTKDFVPPERRDIGMVFQSYAVWPHMTVFENVAYPLKMKKMHKDGIKKLVEEVLETVHLSQYAQRIPSQLSGGQQQRVALARALVAKPQLLLLDEPLSNLDAKLRDSMRFEIKDIQRQLGITVVYVTHDQMEAMTMSDRVIVINKGVIQQIGKPTDIYRHPANQFVADFVGKINFLEATSKDKVLTFKKSGHQLPYEGKLTGDVVVGIRPENVRFVSMKGDFEGKLISKFYLGDVNDCRLDLGGEVIRVIAEPTSFDSSNVGETFLLRVDEYSVFKDDGDDSYSKILT
- a CDS encoding ABC transporter permease, encoding MQSLKIRAPQQVGKHRWFLDPKWIIILGIVGFLLVFQVFPLLYLVFRAFFSTGKFSLEAFKRVYTYPLNWSALTNTIVAATFSMVFGVLIAFPLAWLVGRTNLYGKKFFRTLFVATYMVPPYVGAMAWMRLLNPTVGSMNMFFMKIFNLGSAPFNIYTMGGLIWVLTGFYYPYAFITISRAMEKMDPSLEEASRISGASPLTTLRTITLPMMLPSIVAAALLVFVAAGSCYGIPSIIGVPGQIHTVTTRIIDFVYIGSQEGLTDATTLAVFLMIIANVVLYLSTFSIGKKQYITVSGKSTRPNIVDLGRWRILITAVVVIFALVVVIIPFVTVALSSITVNLGESVFSEGNITFRYWERIFTRKSILNSTKNSLITAVMAATFGLLISCMMAYLLVRTNVKGKKLPDFMITVGSGTPSVVIALGLIMTMSGKFGINIYNTLTIMVIAYMIKYMMMGMRTVVSALTQISPSLEEASQISGASWLKSMKNVTLPLIAPALVAGWFLIFMPCFYELTMSTLLYSTNTKTLGYELYTYQTYHNQQTASALATAILFIVFGINWLLNKLTDGEFSI
- a CDS encoding ABC transporter substrate-binding protein, with protein sequence MKKMCSILCVLLVAGSMLFAAGAAEQPKAGDAGLSGKLVIYTSMYDDVIEAIDETLEEVFPTVDIEFFYGGTGTLQAKIAAEFAAGKLGCDMLMVADPSYALELKKMGVLQPIMINNAADLAFDYDKEGYWYPVRISNMVLAYNPAKFAKTDIPNSFYDFANDKRVEGMVSMSNPLTSGTALDTISALKDKYGYEYFTALGNQKVKIESGSVALTKLETGECKVIMILEESVLQKREMDKSKIEVIYPTDGTIVVPSPIMSINDQWSPSKNSAAAKAVTEWFMSDEGQANIVKAWMHSVSAKYPTPPYDAIPTKEILKNTIPVDWQATLTLREELRTKFQEAVAKK
- a CDS encoding AI-2E family transporter; this translates as MQRNTYQKILQLLVIGAVLALVVVYFSTVMNTCSFVFSLFKPLLLGLIIAYLVDIPAKKLEVRFRKRIKSPMVARSLATLISLCLFLLIIAGVLVLLIPQLGFAIRQFSSNLPVLYEESADSLEQFVSRRPELAQGFAMVETYVNTAIEEFKASSPKLADYTFSLLGGAISGIATSVVALIFSLYLLFGKHRLVRQLGYLAKRFMPEQHYQKLFSTMQVANKTFSKFFTGQFLEAIILGSLCTLGMLLFRFPYALTVGSVVGMTALIPLVGAYLGGAIGFVLIFGQSLRLALFFLLFLVILQQLEGNLIYPRVVGSSVGLPGVWVFASVILGAGLFGIPGVLFGVPLAATLYHLLKQDRASD
- a CDS encoding Fic family protein, which encodes MSSYIWQHPDWPQFTYDASSLLTCIDEVSHAQGTVETLLAQLGISEIRELEARIFTDEIYHSHEIEGEVLEQLKIYSSLCRRLQVPNASMHLSGPHIEGVVETLLDALKSSLPLTHQRIFSWHRTLFPQNLSGPFIIHAGAYRTESIAVVSGSFKNEEVLFEAPPAEVVHQHMETFLTWINAPSAIPDSIRSSIAHLWFLTIHPFEDGNGRLARTIGDYVLNQHHDSNQVLFSLSTQLKKHQSEYYEQLRQAQQGNLDCTNWIRWYLGQIREAQERVVETCKRTLQVKHMFERLSFNERQCSMLERLTTDFYGSLTTQKWAKLTHCSHDTAMRDIKDLINKGVLKQSESGGRSTRYELMFQEKNFPHGFLGQ